A single region of the Musa acuminata AAA Group cultivar baxijiao chromosome BXJ1-11, Cavendish_Baxijiao_AAA, whole genome shotgun sequence genome encodes:
- the LOC135596390 gene encoding RING-H2 finger protein ATL17-like, which translates to MPALFLIILWIFCTVILLAISYSCLRSTCDPPPGDRTAAAATSTAAATSRLRSSSTAANTSRTAGGGAGRDVLSALPVFAYSTAQKKLNCSVCLMDLKEGEKGRFLPRCLHVFHVDCIDMWLATHLDCPVCRASVDPEAPELAV; encoded by the coding sequence ATGCCTGCTCTCTTCTTGATCATCTTGTGGATCTTCTGCACGGTCATATTGCTTGCCATCTCGTACTCCTGCCTCAGATCCACATGTGATCCTCCGCCCGGCGACCGGACTGCAGCTGCTGCCACCagtaccgccgccgccacctccagGCTGCGGAGCTCTAGCACCGCAGCCAACACCAGCAGGACAGCCGGCGGTGGCGCCGGTCGGGATGTCCTCTCGGCGCTGCCGGTCTTCGCCTACTCGACGGCGCAGAAGAAGCTCAACTGCTCGGTGTGCCTGATGGATCTCAAGGAGGGGGAGAAGGGGCGGTTCCTCCCCAGATGTCTGCATGTTTTCCATGTGGATTGCATAGATATGTGGCTGGCTACTCACTTGGACTGCCCCGTCTGCCGAGCTTCGGTTGATCCTGAAGCTCCTGAACTTGCGGTCTGA
- the LOC135596391 gene encoding probable pectinesterase/pectinesterase inhibitor 41 gives MQHRTTSHVDVNDRKAPTSRLYIPHGSSHHRHHPKKIQKLCITLGRNMAYYTFAFFLLFSFSHLFVRPTRSNILPSVPIDRSTPCNLTLDPDFCNIVLPHRGFHNLYDYGRLSLAKSLSTAKEMLDSINTFLARPSVLPPNAILALQDCRLLSGLNVDFLTAVVNVLNDTDCLLDHQAQKVHAILSAILTNHQTCYDGLQVAASAWFVRNLGTVPLSVCSKIYGLSLSLFKNWIPKQTCSSHKGQAHSRSPHRRALLFHEVGVGRHGELPLRMSAPKRELFERWSGRRLLQATDSVLVHDVVVVSPDGSGNFTTIGDAVNSAPNNLKSSNGYHLIYVAAGVYQEYVVIPNHTTYLMMIGEGINQTVITGNHSVADGWTTFHSSTFAVMGEGFVAMNITFRNTAGPIKHQAVAVLNGADLSTFYGCSIEGYQDTLYTLSMRQFYRDCDIYGTVDYIFGNAAVAFQSCNVYSRLPLHRQSNAITAQGRTDPNQNTGTSMQFCRFLAAGDLTSSDGTTKTYLGRPWKKYSRTVIMESFMDSLIDPAGWVPWNGKFALDTLYYAEYNNTGKGSDTDNRVTWPGYHVISSDDAMNFTVRNFIQGDNWLPHTWVAYDSGLF, from the exons ATGCAACACCGTACAACATCTCATGTGGACGTGAATGACCGTAAAGCTCCTACAAGCCGCTTATATATACCTCATGGAAGCTCTCACCATCGCCATCATCCGAAGAAGATCCAGAAGCTCTGCATCACACTTGGAAGAAACATGGCTTACTACACCTTTGCCTTCTTCCTCCTGTTCTCCTTCTCCCACCTTTTCGTTCGTCCCACTCGCTCCAACATCCTCCCGTCTGTTCCCATCGACCGTTCCACCCCATGCAACTTGACGCTCGACCCCGACTTCTGCAACATCGTCCTCCCCCATCGAGGCTTCCACAACCTCTACGACTACGGTCGCTTATCCCTCGCGAAGTCGCTCTCCACTGCCAAAGAGATGCTTGACTCGATCAACACCTTCCTCGCTCGCCCCTCGGTCTTGCCGCCGAACGCCATCTTGGCGCTCCAAGACTGCAGGCTGCTGTCGGGCCTTAACGTCGACTTCCTGACGGcggtcgtaaatgtattgaacgaCACCGACTGCCTCCTCGACCACCAAGCCCAGAAGGTGCACGCCATCCTCTCAGCTATCCTTACCAACCACCAGACCTGCTATGATGGCCTGCAAGTGGCGGCGTCGGCGTGGTTCGTCAGGAACCTCGGCACAGTTCCTCTGTCCGTCTGCAGCAAGATCTATGGTCTCTCCCTTTCGCTCTTCAAGAACTGGATCCCAAAACAAACGTGTAGTAGCCACAAAGGCCAGGCTCACTCAAGATCCCCCCACAGGAGGGCACTGTTGTTCCACGAAGTCGGGGTTGGTCGGCACGGCGAGCTGCCGCTGAGGATGTCGGCCCCGAAGAGAGAGTTGTTCGAGAGGTGGAGCGGCCGGCGGCTCCTTCAGGCCACCGACTCCGTTCTTGTGCACGACGTGGTGGTTGTTAGCCCAGATGGCAGTGGGAACTTCACGACGATCGGAGACGCCGTGAACTCGGCCCCTAATAATCTCAAAAGCAGCAATGGCTACCACTTGATATACGTCGCCGCCGGAGTCTACCAGGAGTACGTCGTCATCCCAAACCATACGACGTACTTGATGATGATTGGCGAAGGGATCAACCAGACGGTGATCACCGGAAACCATAGCGTTGCTGATGGCTGGACCACCTTCCACTCTTCCACCTTCG CCGTCATGGGAGAAGGATTCGTGGCGATGAACATAACCTTCCGAAACACCGCCGGTCCAATCAAACATCAGGCGGTCGCGGTCCTCAACGGGGCAGATCTGTCCACCTTCTACGGCTGCAGCATCGAAGGCTACCAAGACACGCTGTACACCCTCTCCATGAGGCAATTCTATAGGGACTGCGACATCTACGGCACCGTGGACTACATATTTGGCAACGCGGCGGTGGCGTTCCAGAGCTGCAACGTCTACTCCCGGCTGCCCCTGCACCGGCAGAGCAACGCCATCACGGCGCAAGGCCGGACCGACCCCAACCAGAACACCGGCACGTCGATGCAGTTCTGCAGGTTCCTCGCCGCAGGTGACCTGACCTCCAGCGACGGGACGACGAAGACGTACCTCGGCCGGCCGTGGAAGAAGTACTCGAGAACGGTGATCATGGAGTCATTCATGGATTCGTTGATCGATCCTGCGGGATGGGTACCATGGAACGGCAAATTCGCGTTGGATACGTTGTACTATGCAGAGTACAACAACACCGGCAAGGGTTCCGACACGGACAACCGTGTTACCTGGCCAGGATACCATGTCATTAGCAGCGACGACGCCATGAATTTTACTGTCAGAAACTTCATTCAGGGGGATAATTGGCTACCGCATACTTGGGTAGCTTATGACAGTGGATTGTTCTAA